One Myxocyprinus asiaticus isolate MX2 ecotype Aquarium Trade chromosome 20, UBuf_Myxa_2, whole genome shotgun sequence genomic region harbors:
- the LOC127410947 gene encoding protein numb homolog isoform X1, which translates to MNKLRQSFRRKKDVYVPESSRPHQWQTDEEAVRGGKCSFAVKYLGHVEVEESRGMHICEEAVKRLKTDRKFFKGFFAKAGKKAVRAILWVSADGLRVVDDKTKDLILDQTIEKVSFCAPDRNFEHAFSYICRDGTTRRWICHCFMAMKDSGERLSHAVGCAFAACLERKQKREKECGVTATFDANRTTFTREGSFRVTTATEQAEREEVMRQLQDAKKADSEGVLVVSSVTSASNPAVTLAGPNGSSSSPPLPMASLALQEANPHAIPRRHAPVEALARQGSFRGFPALSQKTSPFKRQMSLRMNELPSTMQRKSDFPMKNTVPEVEGEGDSISSLCTQITSTFSGPPEDPFSSAPMPKPASSPQSPSAPGVVNGSGPVFPPPSVSVTAIANSPILPPPLPVRDTNPWVKTPSTASETAHTGGEWTSPALAVRAVPAVSTALSAPASSHKRTPSEADRWLEEVSKSVRALPPAASIVRTDMSSAQQPFPVPMPVPMAPGPTAPFNPSIPSAVPSVPPRQPAIHAQAPASFPVSNGLPFVQPSFPVVGITPSQMVANVFGSATQTQPIPVPIPVAQTQIQSSPFSTPPLTQFDTQGVCSPFGKPFLPPVSNVPAPPKGSAAFNGTNSWAAVSSPTQSMAVQQQADAFEAQWAALESRSQQRTAPSPTNPFSSELHKTFEIQL; encoded by the exons GACAGAAAGTTCTTCAAGGGCTTCTTTGCAAAA GCGGGGAAGAAAGCTGTGCGGGCCATTCTCTGGGTGTCTGCGGATGGCCTGAGGGTCGTAGATGACAAGACAAAG GATCTGATTCTGGACCAGACAATAGAGAAAGTGTCGTTCTGTGCTCCGGATCGGAACTTTGAGCATGCGTTCTCCTACATCTGCAGGGACGGAACTACCCGCCGCTGGATCTGCCACTGCTTTATGGCCATGAAAGACTCG gGGGAGCGTCTGAGCCATGCGGTGGGCTGTGCATTTGCTGCTTGTCTGGAGCGCAAACAGAAGCGGGAGAAAGAGTGCGGCGTCACGGCCACTTTTGACGCCAACCGTACCACCTTCACACGAGAGGGCTCCTTCCGTGTTACCACAGCAACAGAGCAGGCGGAGCGAGAGGAGGTCATGCGGCAACTGCAGGATGCCAAGaaag CAGATTCGGAGGGTGTGTTGGTTGTCTCTTCTGTCACGAGTGCGTCTAACCCAGCGGTCACCCTCGCCGGACCCAATGGCTCGTCCTCTTCTCCTCCTCTGCCTATGGCCTCACTGGCCCTTCAGGAAGCCAATCCTCACGCCATCCCCCGACGCCACGCCCCTGTGGAGGCCCTCGCCCGCCAGGGTTCATTCCGGGGTTTCCCGGCGCTCAGTCAGAAAACGTCACCCTTCAAACGGCAGATGTCACTGCGCATGAATGAGCTGCCCTCCACCATGCAGCGCAAGTCTGATTTCCCCATGAAAAACACAG TGCCGGAAGTGGAGGGTGAGGGTGACAGCATCAGCTCTCTGTGCACTCAGATTACATCCACCTTCAGTGGACCCCCAGAAGACCCGTTCTCATCCGCACCTATGCCCAAACCTGCCTCCTCACCGCAGTCACCCTCTGCGCCAG GTGTAGTCAATGGTTCGGGTCCTGTCTTTCCGCCGCCCAGCGTCTCTGTAACTGCTATAGCTAACTCCCCCATCCTACCGCCCCCGCTGCCTGTCCGAGACACTAACCCCTGGGTCAAGACCCCGAGCACAGCGTCAGAGACAGCACATACAG GAGGTGAGTGGACGAGTCCTGCACTGGCAGTGAGAGCTGTACCTGCAGTCAGCACAGCTCTTTCTGCACCTGCTTCCTCTCACAAACGCACACCATCAGAAGCAGACCGCTGGCTGGAGGAGGTGTCAAAGTCTGTGCGAGCCCTTCCACCTGCCGCCAGCATTGTGAGGACAGATATGTCTTCTGCTCAACAGCCTTTCCCTGTTCCCATGCCTGTTCCCATGGCCCCCGGCCCTACAGCACCCTTCAATCCCTCCATACCATCTGCGGTCCCTTCCGTACCCCCACGCCAGCCGGCAATCCACGCCCAGGCTCCGGCTTCTTTCCCGGTGTCCAACGGGCTCCCGTTTGTCCAACCGAGCTTTCCGGTGGTCGGGATCACACCTTCACAGATGGTAGCCAATGTGTTTGGTTCCGCCACACAAACTCAACCGATCCCAGTGCCCATTCCGGTAGCCCAGACGCAGATTCAGTCTTCGCCTTTCTCAACCCCACCACTAACCCAGTTTGACACCCAGGGTGTGTGTAGCCCCTTCGGCAAACCGTTCCTACCTCCTGTGTCCAATGTCCCAGCACCGCCCAAAGGGAGTGCCGCTTTTAATGGGACAAATAGCTGGGCCGCAGTGTCATCACCCACACAGTCGATGGCAGTGCAGCAACAGGCCGATGCATTTGAAGCCCAGTGGGCCGCACTGGAGAGCCGCTCGCAGCAACGTACCGCCCCCTCTCCCACAAACCCCTTCTCCAGTGAGCTCCACAAGACGTTTGAGATCCAGCTCTGA
- the LOC127410947 gene encoding protein numb homolog isoform X2, translated as MNKLRQSFRRKKDVYVPESSRPHQWQTDEEAVRGGKCSFAVKYLGHVEVEESRGMHICEEAVKRLKTDRKFFKGFFAKAGKKAVRAILWVSADGLRVVDDKTKDLILDQTIEKVSFCAPDRNFEHAFSYICRDGTTRRWICHCFMAMKDSGERLSHAVGCAFAACLERKQKREKECGVTATFDANRTTFTREGSFRVTTATEQAEREEVMRQLQDAKKDSEGVLVVSSVTSASNPAVTLAGPNGSSSSPPLPMASLALQEANPHAIPRRHAPVEALARQGSFRGFPALSQKTSPFKRQMSLRMNELPSTMQRKSDFPMKNTVPEVEGEGDSISSLCTQITSTFSGPPEDPFSSAPMPKPASSPQSPSAPGVVNGSGPVFPPPSVSVTAIANSPILPPPLPVRDTNPWVKTPSTASETAHTGGEWTSPALAVRAVPAVSTALSAPASSHKRTPSEADRWLEEVSKSVRALPPAASIVRTDMSSAQQPFPVPMPVPMAPGPTAPFNPSIPSAVPSVPPRQPAIHAQAPASFPVSNGLPFVQPSFPVVGITPSQMVANVFGSATQTQPIPVPIPVAQTQIQSSPFSTPPLTQFDTQGVCSPFGKPFLPPVSNVPAPPKGSAAFNGTNSWAAVSSPTQSMAVQQQADAFEAQWAALESRSQQRTAPSPTNPFSSELHKTFEIQL; from the exons GACAGAAAGTTCTTCAAGGGCTTCTTTGCAAAA GCGGGGAAGAAAGCTGTGCGGGCCATTCTCTGGGTGTCTGCGGATGGCCTGAGGGTCGTAGATGACAAGACAAAG GATCTGATTCTGGACCAGACAATAGAGAAAGTGTCGTTCTGTGCTCCGGATCGGAACTTTGAGCATGCGTTCTCCTACATCTGCAGGGACGGAACTACCCGCCGCTGGATCTGCCACTGCTTTATGGCCATGAAAGACTCG gGGGAGCGTCTGAGCCATGCGGTGGGCTGTGCATTTGCTGCTTGTCTGGAGCGCAAACAGAAGCGGGAGAAAGAGTGCGGCGTCACGGCCACTTTTGACGCCAACCGTACCACCTTCACACGAGAGGGCTCCTTCCGTGTTACCACAGCAACAGAGCAGGCGGAGCGAGAGGAGGTCATGCGGCAACTGCAGGATGCCAAGaaag ATTCGGAGGGTGTGTTGGTTGTCTCTTCTGTCACGAGTGCGTCTAACCCAGCGGTCACCCTCGCCGGACCCAATGGCTCGTCCTCTTCTCCTCCTCTGCCTATGGCCTCACTGGCCCTTCAGGAAGCCAATCCTCACGCCATCCCCCGACGCCACGCCCCTGTGGAGGCCCTCGCCCGCCAGGGTTCATTCCGGGGTTTCCCGGCGCTCAGTCAGAAAACGTCACCCTTCAAACGGCAGATGTCACTGCGCATGAATGAGCTGCCCTCCACCATGCAGCGCAAGTCTGATTTCCCCATGAAAAACACAG TGCCGGAAGTGGAGGGTGAGGGTGACAGCATCAGCTCTCTGTGCACTCAGATTACATCCACCTTCAGTGGACCCCCAGAAGACCCGTTCTCATCCGCACCTATGCCCAAACCTGCCTCCTCACCGCAGTCACCCTCTGCGCCAG GTGTAGTCAATGGTTCGGGTCCTGTCTTTCCGCCGCCCAGCGTCTCTGTAACTGCTATAGCTAACTCCCCCATCCTACCGCCCCCGCTGCCTGTCCGAGACACTAACCCCTGGGTCAAGACCCCGAGCACAGCGTCAGAGACAGCACATACAG GAGGTGAGTGGACGAGTCCTGCACTGGCAGTGAGAGCTGTACCTGCAGTCAGCACAGCTCTTTCTGCACCTGCTTCCTCTCACAAACGCACACCATCAGAAGCAGACCGCTGGCTGGAGGAGGTGTCAAAGTCTGTGCGAGCCCTTCCACCTGCCGCCAGCATTGTGAGGACAGATATGTCTTCTGCTCAACAGCCTTTCCCTGTTCCCATGCCTGTTCCCATGGCCCCCGGCCCTACAGCACCCTTCAATCCCTCCATACCATCTGCGGTCCCTTCCGTACCCCCACGCCAGCCGGCAATCCACGCCCAGGCTCCGGCTTCTTTCCCGGTGTCCAACGGGCTCCCGTTTGTCCAACCGAGCTTTCCGGTGGTCGGGATCACACCTTCACAGATGGTAGCCAATGTGTTTGGTTCCGCCACACAAACTCAACCGATCCCAGTGCCCATTCCGGTAGCCCAGACGCAGATTCAGTCTTCGCCTTTCTCAACCCCACCACTAACCCAGTTTGACACCCAGGGTGTGTGTAGCCCCTTCGGCAAACCGTTCCTACCTCCTGTGTCCAATGTCCCAGCACCGCCCAAAGGGAGTGCCGCTTTTAATGGGACAAATAGCTGGGCCGCAGTGTCATCACCCACACAGTCGATGGCAGTGCAGCAACAGGCCGATGCATTTGAAGCCCAGTGGGCCGCACTGGAGAGCCGCTCGCAGCAACGTACCGCCCCCTCTCCCACAAACCCCTTCTCCAGTGAGCTCCACAAGACGTTTGAGATCCAGCTCTGA
- the LOC127410947 gene encoding protein numb homolog isoform X5: protein MNKLRQSFRRKKDVYVPESSRPHQWQTDEEAVRGGKCSFAVKAGKKAVRAILWVSADGLRVVDDKTKDLILDQTIEKVSFCAPDRNFEHAFSYICRDGTTRRWICHCFMAMKDSGERLSHAVGCAFAACLERKQKREKECGVTATFDANRTTFTREGSFRVTTATEQAEREEVMRQLQDAKKADSEGVLVVSSVTSASNPAVTLAGPNGSSSSPPLPMASLALQEANPHAIPRRHAPVEALARQGSFRGFPALSQKTSPFKRQMSLRMNELPSTMQRKSDFPMKNTVPEVEGEGDSISSLCTQITSTFSGPPEDPFSSAPMPKPASSPQSPSAPGVVNGSGPVFPPPSVSVTAIANSPILPPPLPVRDTNPWVKTPSTASETAHTGGEWTSPALAVRAVPAVSTALSAPASSHKRTPSEADRWLEEVSKSVRALPPAASIVRTDMSSAQQPFPVPMPVPMAPGPTAPFNPSIPSAVPSVPPRQPAIHAQAPASFPVSNGLPFVQPSFPVVGITPSQMVANVFGSATQTQPIPVPIPVAQTQIQSSPFSTPPLTQFDTQGVCSPFGKPFLPPVSNVPAPPKGSAAFNGTNSWAAVSSPTQSMAVQQQADAFEAQWAALESRSQQRTAPSPTNPFSSELHKTFEIQL, encoded by the exons GCGGGGAAGAAAGCTGTGCGGGCCATTCTCTGGGTGTCTGCGGATGGCCTGAGGGTCGTAGATGACAAGACAAAG GATCTGATTCTGGACCAGACAATAGAGAAAGTGTCGTTCTGTGCTCCGGATCGGAACTTTGAGCATGCGTTCTCCTACATCTGCAGGGACGGAACTACCCGCCGCTGGATCTGCCACTGCTTTATGGCCATGAAAGACTCG gGGGAGCGTCTGAGCCATGCGGTGGGCTGTGCATTTGCTGCTTGTCTGGAGCGCAAACAGAAGCGGGAGAAAGAGTGCGGCGTCACGGCCACTTTTGACGCCAACCGTACCACCTTCACACGAGAGGGCTCCTTCCGTGTTACCACAGCAACAGAGCAGGCGGAGCGAGAGGAGGTCATGCGGCAACTGCAGGATGCCAAGaaag CAGATTCGGAGGGTGTGTTGGTTGTCTCTTCTGTCACGAGTGCGTCTAACCCAGCGGTCACCCTCGCCGGACCCAATGGCTCGTCCTCTTCTCCTCCTCTGCCTATGGCCTCACTGGCCCTTCAGGAAGCCAATCCTCACGCCATCCCCCGACGCCACGCCCCTGTGGAGGCCCTCGCCCGCCAGGGTTCATTCCGGGGTTTCCCGGCGCTCAGTCAGAAAACGTCACCCTTCAAACGGCAGATGTCACTGCGCATGAATGAGCTGCCCTCCACCATGCAGCGCAAGTCTGATTTCCCCATGAAAAACACAG TGCCGGAAGTGGAGGGTGAGGGTGACAGCATCAGCTCTCTGTGCACTCAGATTACATCCACCTTCAGTGGACCCCCAGAAGACCCGTTCTCATCCGCACCTATGCCCAAACCTGCCTCCTCACCGCAGTCACCCTCTGCGCCAG GTGTAGTCAATGGTTCGGGTCCTGTCTTTCCGCCGCCCAGCGTCTCTGTAACTGCTATAGCTAACTCCCCCATCCTACCGCCCCCGCTGCCTGTCCGAGACACTAACCCCTGGGTCAAGACCCCGAGCACAGCGTCAGAGACAGCACATACAG GAGGTGAGTGGACGAGTCCTGCACTGGCAGTGAGAGCTGTACCTGCAGTCAGCACAGCTCTTTCTGCACCTGCTTCCTCTCACAAACGCACACCATCAGAAGCAGACCGCTGGCTGGAGGAGGTGTCAAAGTCTGTGCGAGCCCTTCCACCTGCCGCCAGCATTGTGAGGACAGATATGTCTTCTGCTCAACAGCCTTTCCCTGTTCCCATGCCTGTTCCCATGGCCCCCGGCCCTACAGCACCCTTCAATCCCTCCATACCATCTGCGGTCCCTTCCGTACCCCCACGCCAGCCGGCAATCCACGCCCAGGCTCCGGCTTCTTTCCCGGTGTCCAACGGGCTCCCGTTTGTCCAACCGAGCTTTCCGGTGGTCGGGATCACACCTTCACAGATGGTAGCCAATGTGTTTGGTTCCGCCACACAAACTCAACCGATCCCAGTGCCCATTCCGGTAGCCCAGACGCAGATTCAGTCTTCGCCTTTCTCAACCCCACCACTAACCCAGTTTGACACCCAGGGTGTGTGTAGCCCCTTCGGCAAACCGTTCCTACCTCCTGTGTCCAATGTCCCAGCACCGCCCAAAGGGAGTGCCGCTTTTAATGGGACAAATAGCTGGGCCGCAGTGTCATCACCCACACAGTCGATGGCAGTGCAGCAACAGGCCGATGCATTTGAAGCCCAGTGGGCCGCACTGGAGAGCCGCTCGCAGCAACGTACCGCCCCCTCTCCCACAAACCCCTTCTCCAGTGAGCTCCACAAGACGTTTGAGATCCAGCTCTGA
- the LOC127410947 gene encoding protein numb homolog isoform X3 — MNKLRQSFRRKKDVYVPESSRPHQWQTDEEAVRGGKCSFAVKYLGHVEVEESRGMHICEEAVKRLKTAGKKAVRAILWVSADGLRVVDDKTKDLILDQTIEKVSFCAPDRNFEHAFSYICRDGTTRRWICHCFMAMKDSGERLSHAVGCAFAACLERKQKREKECGVTATFDANRTTFTREGSFRVTTATEQAEREEVMRQLQDAKKADSEGVLVVSSVTSASNPAVTLAGPNGSSSSPPLPMASLALQEANPHAIPRRHAPVEALARQGSFRGFPALSQKTSPFKRQMSLRMNELPSTMQRKSDFPMKNTVPEVEGEGDSISSLCTQITSTFSGPPEDPFSSAPMPKPASSPQSPSAPGVVNGSGPVFPPPSVSVTAIANSPILPPPLPVRDTNPWVKTPSTASETAHTGGEWTSPALAVRAVPAVSTALSAPASSHKRTPSEADRWLEEVSKSVRALPPAASIVRTDMSSAQQPFPVPMPVPMAPGPTAPFNPSIPSAVPSVPPRQPAIHAQAPASFPVSNGLPFVQPSFPVVGITPSQMVANVFGSATQTQPIPVPIPVAQTQIQSSPFSTPPLTQFDTQGVCSPFGKPFLPPVSNVPAPPKGSAAFNGTNSWAAVSSPTQSMAVQQQADAFEAQWAALESRSQQRTAPSPTNPFSSELHKTFEIQL, encoded by the exons GCGGGGAAGAAAGCTGTGCGGGCCATTCTCTGGGTGTCTGCGGATGGCCTGAGGGTCGTAGATGACAAGACAAAG GATCTGATTCTGGACCAGACAATAGAGAAAGTGTCGTTCTGTGCTCCGGATCGGAACTTTGAGCATGCGTTCTCCTACATCTGCAGGGACGGAACTACCCGCCGCTGGATCTGCCACTGCTTTATGGCCATGAAAGACTCG gGGGAGCGTCTGAGCCATGCGGTGGGCTGTGCATTTGCTGCTTGTCTGGAGCGCAAACAGAAGCGGGAGAAAGAGTGCGGCGTCACGGCCACTTTTGACGCCAACCGTACCACCTTCACACGAGAGGGCTCCTTCCGTGTTACCACAGCAACAGAGCAGGCGGAGCGAGAGGAGGTCATGCGGCAACTGCAGGATGCCAAGaaag CAGATTCGGAGGGTGTGTTGGTTGTCTCTTCTGTCACGAGTGCGTCTAACCCAGCGGTCACCCTCGCCGGACCCAATGGCTCGTCCTCTTCTCCTCCTCTGCCTATGGCCTCACTGGCCCTTCAGGAAGCCAATCCTCACGCCATCCCCCGACGCCACGCCCCTGTGGAGGCCCTCGCCCGCCAGGGTTCATTCCGGGGTTTCCCGGCGCTCAGTCAGAAAACGTCACCCTTCAAACGGCAGATGTCACTGCGCATGAATGAGCTGCCCTCCACCATGCAGCGCAAGTCTGATTTCCCCATGAAAAACACAG TGCCGGAAGTGGAGGGTGAGGGTGACAGCATCAGCTCTCTGTGCACTCAGATTACATCCACCTTCAGTGGACCCCCAGAAGACCCGTTCTCATCCGCACCTATGCCCAAACCTGCCTCCTCACCGCAGTCACCCTCTGCGCCAG GTGTAGTCAATGGTTCGGGTCCTGTCTTTCCGCCGCCCAGCGTCTCTGTAACTGCTATAGCTAACTCCCCCATCCTACCGCCCCCGCTGCCTGTCCGAGACACTAACCCCTGGGTCAAGACCCCGAGCACAGCGTCAGAGACAGCACATACAG GAGGTGAGTGGACGAGTCCTGCACTGGCAGTGAGAGCTGTACCTGCAGTCAGCACAGCTCTTTCTGCACCTGCTTCCTCTCACAAACGCACACCATCAGAAGCAGACCGCTGGCTGGAGGAGGTGTCAAAGTCTGTGCGAGCCCTTCCACCTGCCGCCAGCATTGTGAGGACAGATATGTCTTCTGCTCAACAGCCTTTCCCTGTTCCCATGCCTGTTCCCATGGCCCCCGGCCCTACAGCACCCTTCAATCCCTCCATACCATCTGCGGTCCCTTCCGTACCCCCACGCCAGCCGGCAATCCACGCCCAGGCTCCGGCTTCTTTCCCGGTGTCCAACGGGCTCCCGTTTGTCCAACCGAGCTTTCCGGTGGTCGGGATCACACCTTCACAGATGGTAGCCAATGTGTTTGGTTCCGCCACACAAACTCAACCGATCCCAGTGCCCATTCCGGTAGCCCAGACGCAGATTCAGTCTTCGCCTTTCTCAACCCCACCACTAACCCAGTTTGACACCCAGGGTGTGTGTAGCCCCTTCGGCAAACCGTTCCTACCTCCTGTGTCCAATGTCCCAGCACCGCCCAAAGGGAGTGCCGCTTTTAATGGGACAAATAGCTGGGCCGCAGTGTCATCACCCACACAGTCGATGGCAGTGCAGCAACAGGCCGATGCATTTGAAGCCCAGTGGGCCGCACTGGAGAGCCGCTCGCAGCAACGTACCGCCCCCTCTCCCACAAACCCCTTCTCCAGTGAGCTCCACAAGACGTTTGAGATCCAGCTCTGA
- the LOC127410947 gene encoding protein numb homolog isoform X4 produces MNKLRQSFRRKKDVYVPESSRPHQWQTDEEAVRGGKCSFAVKYLGHVEVEESRGMHICEEAVKRLKTAGKKAVRAILWVSADGLRVVDDKTKDLILDQTIEKVSFCAPDRNFEHAFSYICRDGTTRRWICHCFMAMKDSGERLSHAVGCAFAACLERKQKREKECGVTATFDANRTTFTREGSFRVTTATEQAEREEVMRQLQDAKKDSEGVLVVSSVTSASNPAVTLAGPNGSSSSPPLPMASLALQEANPHAIPRRHAPVEALARQGSFRGFPALSQKTSPFKRQMSLRMNELPSTMQRKSDFPMKNTVPEVEGEGDSISSLCTQITSTFSGPPEDPFSSAPMPKPASSPQSPSAPGVVNGSGPVFPPPSVSVTAIANSPILPPPLPVRDTNPWVKTPSTASETAHTGGEWTSPALAVRAVPAVSTALSAPASSHKRTPSEADRWLEEVSKSVRALPPAASIVRTDMSSAQQPFPVPMPVPMAPGPTAPFNPSIPSAVPSVPPRQPAIHAQAPASFPVSNGLPFVQPSFPVVGITPSQMVANVFGSATQTQPIPVPIPVAQTQIQSSPFSTPPLTQFDTQGVCSPFGKPFLPPVSNVPAPPKGSAAFNGTNSWAAVSSPTQSMAVQQQADAFEAQWAALESRSQQRTAPSPTNPFSSELHKTFEIQL; encoded by the exons GCGGGGAAGAAAGCTGTGCGGGCCATTCTCTGGGTGTCTGCGGATGGCCTGAGGGTCGTAGATGACAAGACAAAG GATCTGATTCTGGACCAGACAATAGAGAAAGTGTCGTTCTGTGCTCCGGATCGGAACTTTGAGCATGCGTTCTCCTACATCTGCAGGGACGGAACTACCCGCCGCTGGATCTGCCACTGCTTTATGGCCATGAAAGACTCG gGGGAGCGTCTGAGCCATGCGGTGGGCTGTGCATTTGCTGCTTGTCTGGAGCGCAAACAGAAGCGGGAGAAAGAGTGCGGCGTCACGGCCACTTTTGACGCCAACCGTACCACCTTCACACGAGAGGGCTCCTTCCGTGTTACCACAGCAACAGAGCAGGCGGAGCGAGAGGAGGTCATGCGGCAACTGCAGGATGCCAAGaaag ATTCGGAGGGTGTGTTGGTTGTCTCTTCTGTCACGAGTGCGTCTAACCCAGCGGTCACCCTCGCCGGACCCAATGGCTCGTCCTCTTCTCCTCCTCTGCCTATGGCCTCACTGGCCCTTCAGGAAGCCAATCCTCACGCCATCCCCCGACGCCACGCCCCTGTGGAGGCCCTCGCCCGCCAGGGTTCATTCCGGGGTTTCCCGGCGCTCAGTCAGAAAACGTCACCCTTCAAACGGCAGATGTCACTGCGCATGAATGAGCTGCCCTCCACCATGCAGCGCAAGTCTGATTTCCCCATGAAAAACACAG TGCCGGAAGTGGAGGGTGAGGGTGACAGCATCAGCTCTCTGTGCACTCAGATTACATCCACCTTCAGTGGACCCCCAGAAGACCCGTTCTCATCCGCACCTATGCCCAAACCTGCCTCCTCACCGCAGTCACCCTCTGCGCCAG GTGTAGTCAATGGTTCGGGTCCTGTCTTTCCGCCGCCCAGCGTCTCTGTAACTGCTATAGCTAACTCCCCCATCCTACCGCCCCCGCTGCCTGTCCGAGACACTAACCCCTGGGTCAAGACCCCGAGCACAGCGTCAGAGACAGCACATACAG GAGGTGAGTGGACGAGTCCTGCACTGGCAGTGAGAGCTGTACCTGCAGTCAGCACAGCTCTTTCTGCACCTGCTTCCTCTCACAAACGCACACCATCAGAAGCAGACCGCTGGCTGGAGGAGGTGTCAAAGTCTGTGCGAGCCCTTCCACCTGCCGCCAGCATTGTGAGGACAGATATGTCTTCTGCTCAACAGCCTTTCCCTGTTCCCATGCCTGTTCCCATGGCCCCCGGCCCTACAGCACCCTTCAATCCCTCCATACCATCTGCGGTCCCTTCCGTACCCCCACGCCAGCCGGCAATCCACGCCCAGGCTCCGGCTTCTTTCCCGGTGTCCAACGGGCTCCCGTTTGTCCAACCGAGCTTTCCGGTGGTCGGGATCACACCTTCACAGATGGTAGCCAATGTGTTTGGTTCCGCCACACAAACTCAACCGATCCCAGTGCCCATTCCGGTAGCCCAGACGCAGATTCAGTCTTCGCCTTTCTCAACCCCACCACTAACCCAGTTTGACACCCAGGGTGTGTGTAGCCCCTTCGGCAAACCGTTCCTACCTCCTGTGTCCAATGTCCCAGCACCGCCCAAAGGGAGTGCCGCTTTTAATGGGACAAATAGCTGGGCCGCAGTGTCATCACCCACACAGTCGATGGCAGTGCAGCAACAGGCCGATGCATTTGAAGCCCAGTGGGCCGCACTGGAGAGCCGCTCGCAGCAACGTACCGCCCCCTCTCCCACAAACCCCTTCTCCAGTGAGCTCCACAAGACGTTTGAGATCCAGCTCTGA